In Paenarthrobacter sp. GOM3, a single window of DNA contains:
- a CDS encoding helix-turn-helix domain-containing protein, translating into MATDFSPMLDAVGPRLRAMRTQRNVTLAEASEATGISVSTLSRLESGQRKPTLELLLPLARLHQVPLEELIDAPEIGDPRIHLKPHVHPWGTALPLTRRPGGIQAFKMVLRGATGKETPEPQSHEGYDWMYILNGRLRLILGGNDFVLKPGEVAEFDTRTPHWFASATKDPVELLTLFGQQGERMHVRARPQRQG; encoded by the coding sequence ATGGCAACAGACTTCAGCCCCATGCTCGACGCCGTCGGTCCCCGCCTGAGGGCGATGCGGACGCAGCGCAATGTGACCCTCGCGGAAGCTTCGGAAGCCACGGGCATCTCCGTCAGCACCCTCTCCAGGCTGGAGTCGGGCCAGCGTAAGCCGACCCTGGAGCTCCTCCTGCCCTTGGCGCGACTCCATCAGGTCCCGCTGGAGGAGCTGATTGACGCCCCGGAAATCGGCGATCCACGCATCCACCTCAAGCCCCACGTCCACCCTTGGGGCACAGCCCTTCCCTTGACGCGACGACCCGGCGGCATCCAGGCATTCAAAATGGTGCTCAGGGGCGCTACCGGCAAGGAAACTCCTGAGCCGCAGTCACACGAGGGCTACGACTGGATGTACATCCTCAATGGCCGGCTGCGGCTGATCCTGGGCGGGAACGACTTTGTGCTGAAGCCTGGCGAAGTGGCCGAATTCGATACGCGAACGCCGCATTGGTTCGCAAGCGCCACCAAGGACCCGGTGGAGCTGCTCACACTTTTCGGCCAGCAGGGCGAACGAATGCATGTGCGTGCACGCCCACAGCGCCAAGGCTAG